One Vicia villosa cultivar HV-30 ecotype Madison, WI linkage group LG5, Vvil1.0, whole genome shotgun sequence genomic window, ATGCCGTTATCGAAGTACCTTATACGGAACGAGTACAGCTTGGCGGATCCCGAGCTGTACCGCGCCGCCGATAAAGATGATCCCGAAGCTCTTCTCGAAGCCGTCGCCATGGCTGGGCTCGTTGGACTGTTGCGCCAGCTCGGCGACCTCGCTGAGTTAGTTTCGTCTCTTCAGTTTGTTCTTTGATTTTATCGATTCTGATTTAGCTTGATTTCGTTTGGTTGAAATTGTGCTGAATTTAGAAAGGGATAATTAAATCTtcgaggttttttttttttacttgagTAAGTTTAATTAGGTGAGATTTTGTGGTTATTGTCAATTGAGCTTAATTTAGTAACTGTTTGGTTGAATTGTGAATTAGTGGGATGTATAGATGCTGAATTTGGTGGATGATTGTCAATTTTGTTATGGTTTGATTatggattttgattttttttcttctttttattaagTTATTGGATTATGTTTGTGTAGAATTTTGAAGGGATAAAACTAGTTAAATGGAGAAAATGAGTGGTTGTAGTGTGCAGATTGGATTGGTTTGGATGTGGTTGACTGATCATTGACTTGACTTTAAATCATGTAACATCAGAATTCCTAATAGGTTTAGGCCAGTGTTGTTGATGGCGGATGACAGTCCATGGCTGAGAGCCAAAATCCTGCCATACTGGCCGCTTTACGGTGCCGTTATACCGTCATGTATATCCGCCATAGCGGCCATGGCACCGCTATTTGATAGAAGTGGTTTAGGCCATTGGAAAAGTAGGCTGTTGGAAAAGTGTTTTCTGTTTTTGAGTTTTTTCGGAATCAGATAAGGAGATTATGCAATTCGGTGGACCATTATTTATATGATTGGATAATATTACATAATTACATTACATTGGATTATGTGGTTTCTATAATGGGGTGTGTTCGAGGCTATCAAGGCTTAATCATAGGACCTATAGTAGATATAGTAGAAAAGAcgatggtggaaaatagacttaggtcatttgggcatgtagagagaagacttATAGATTTTGtggtaaggagagtagatcaTATGGAGAGAAGTTAAACAACTAGAAGAAGAGGAAGGCCTAAGAAGTTATTAAGAAGGATCTTGAAATTAatgatttggatagaagcatggtcctgtatagaacattatggcgaaaGTTGACTCATGTAGTCGactccacttagtgggataagacttGGTTGTTGGTTGTTGGTATCCTCAATAATCACCTGAGCAAACTCTTTGTGGCTTAATCTAGTGAATTCCGTTTAAGTAATTCTGAGCGGAAAATGTATGTATCTTGCCAGAGCTGTGATAGTTTGTTACTAAGAAGTTAGTTCTAATTGTCAGAGTTCCACCAAAGTTGTCCCCTTACATTTTTAGCGTTGACAATTTTAACCCGACCTTGAGTTTTGTctttttaaattaaactaattttacTGTCATCAGATGCTGTTAAATACTGTTAGCTACCAAGAAGATTTAGTATTTGAAGGCTTGCTCTAGGAGCTACCAAGAAGATTCAGTATTTGAAGGCTTACTCTAGGAGACGTAGGCACCAATTAGGATGCGCTATAGAGTGGTAATAGAATACTTGGTATTTGGGTAAGTGAGGGAGATGGTTAGAGTAGTTACGTACGAGGGCCAGTATATAGATATGATCGTATAGGTGGAAAAAGCATTCTTTAGATATAGTAATAACtgttttgcatttggagaagggaTTTCTCTCTTGGAAGAGATTAATAATTGTTTCTTCTCTGGTTCTCTTCTTTCCTACTTTTCTTTCTCTAAACCTTTTTCTTAATTTTGGAGGGTTTATCAAATTCCTTGCATTTATCTTCTCTTTTTGGTTAGGTTTGCTGCTGAGATTTTCCATGATTTACATGAAGAAGTAATGGCTACTGCTTCAAGAGGCCACAGTCTTACAGCTCGTGTTAAACAGCTTGAGGCTGAAGTTCCTTCACTTGAAAAGGCCTTTTTCTCTCAAACTCACCATTCATCATTTTTTACTAATGGAGGTTAGATTACTCATGCTTAGTTATACTGTCTGTTATTGGTGCTTGCTATCATGATTTGAATACTGTTTATCTTGTAAAATGATGGTATTTTGGTTTAAGTTGGTATAATGGTGACTTTTCTAACTTAAACATTCTTTCTTATTGCAATGAAGGGATTGATTGGCATTCCAATCTTCAGTCTGAACAAAACCTTGTTACTGGCGGAAACCTACCTAGATTGATAATGGATTCCTATGAAGAATGCCGCGGTCCCCCAAGACTGTTCCTTCTGGACAAGTATGCTGGTCTTATTTATCAGATATATGATTTCAatataaataaaacattattATTCTGTGATAGATgtttgaaaattttctttttgGCTTTTGCCTGCCTTATTTAAAGGTTTGACGTGGCTGGGGCTGGGGCATGTCTGAAGCGGTATACTGATCCATCATTCTTTAAAATGGAGTCAACTTCTTCTGTAAGAGCAACTGTACAAGTACACAGGGAAAGAAGAATTCGTAAAGTCAaggtacaattttttttattctcctATTCTAGGGTTGCAATAAAGAACTCTATGCAATGGAAAATTGTATATTTTTgcaaatttaattatataattatgtttcatTTCCAGCAGAAGAAAGGAGCACGGCTAAGAGACGGTGAAGCTCCTAATGCTGTACCAACACATTCAAAGTAAGTTCCAATCATTTTGTTGTGGTACATTGGTATTCAACTGGTTAGGTTTTTAAATTATTGATTGGTGTCTCAAATTTATTTCCATCTTTGCAGATTACATCAGCTGCTTCTCGAGGAACGTATTGAGAATGGTTATAGTAATCCAGCGCGCCTAGTGAAGTTGAAGAAAAGACAATTGAATGGACCTGCAGTTGAAGCGAAATCTGGGAAAAGTTACATGGAGAAATTTCTAGAAACTCCCTCGCCTGATCCGAAAATGATTTATGAAACTTCAATCTTTCCACTGCCTGTGACACCGGCACCAGACGATTCTAGCGAAACAGGGATTAAAATTCTTGAAATCAGTAGCATTAAAAAGTCAGTTGGAGATGAAAACTCTTGTTCACCCCCTTATGAGCAGGAATTTGAACTTAACCAGTTTCCTGAAGAGGTTGGTGAGGCAAATGGAGATCTTGTGATGGTGAAAGAACAAATCTCAGTGGGTGTAAGAGATGGAATGTCTTTTAATGATGTCAAGGTGTCTGATGAAACAGAACTGGCAATCATTGAACATAAGAAAATAGAAGGCATCTTAGAAAGGTACAACTCTGATGATGTGACCAGTGAGGTTGACAACTACATGGATGCTTTAACTACCATGGAGTCAGAATTGGAAACAGACGATGAGTATAAACCTAAGAAAAGCTTCTTGAATATTAAAAAGGCAACAGATATCAATAATAAAGAACGTCAACTACAAGCTCGATTGTCAGATTCTCAATCATTTGGAGGCTCTTCAACATCTGATGACATTAGCTCATTCAAACAAGAGACAAATGAGGAAGATATTGAAGTGAAAGCTCGGTTATCAGATTCTCACTCAACTGGAACCTCCTCGACATCAGACAATAATAGCTCATTCAGAGGAGATAAAGACGAGCATGTGGAACTGCAAGCTCACTTTTCAGATTCTCAATCAACTGGAAAATCCTCTACGTCAAATGTAAATAGTTCTTCCCTGAAAGATAAATCTCATTTCCTTCACTCTGATTCATTGAGCACAGTGGGTGAAAATATACAATCAGAACCTATTTTATTCTCAACTACTAAATATCATGAAGTAGAGATTGAAGGCATGCCATCCAACCAGCTTCCAGAAATTGTTGAGTTTCAAAATACAGATAATAGTAAGTTTGTCATGCGTGATGATACCCATGTTCATGAAGTAGGGGTTTCTGACTCTCGGCTAACGAATTCTGAGCCGTTGACTTCAGTAAAGATGTTGTGTTCTGATCTTGAACCTATCAAACCAGTGACGCTACCTGCAGTGACTCAGTCAGATGAAAGCGTTTCTGACAATGTTGAGCTTAATATAAAATTAGGCAATGGTGCAGACAGATCAGGTCTTGTTGAATCTGTTGCTTCCAAACCTTCTTCTCCCTCCCTTATAAAAGATGATACGTGCACTGTGTACTCTTCTGATAAAATTTCATCGGACAACTTGGTTGATGATTCCCTTTGTAATGATTCACAAGAAGGTTCCCTTTGTCCATCCATCAAAGAATTAGACTTGAATTTAGGTGATGAAATAAATGGATTCAGCAGCAGTGTTGATCCAATTGAAGGTGATGGTCATATTGAAAATCCTTCTTATAATCAAGTGATGGTAAATGGTGCGATCACTGAAATTGTTGAGTCAAAAGATCAACCCATTCCTTCTGTTGTTAGTGCTGAAAATGATGCGGGTATCATTACTTGTCCAGCTTCAAGTATGATTTGTTCTCCTTCAAGAAGCCTTCCGAATCCGCAAGAACTAGTCCACGCTTCTTCAGACTCTTATCCAATGGAATCTAATGAAGTGGAATTGACTCAAATTTCAACGGACTCAAATACAGATACGAGCGATAGTCAATTGGCACCACTGTCAGATCCAAATGAGAAAGAGACAGAAGACCATGAGGTAGTTGCTAGAGAATCTTTGACAGCACTAGAGGGACAGAAGGCTGCGGGTCACCCAGAACTTGTTTCTTCAGATGTACAGATGAACCTTAACAAATCGGTGCCTTGTGCTCTTCCAGATTTGGAAAATAATACTGAAAAGTCACCTACTAGGCGTGTTTTTCAGGATGATGCAAAAATGGTGCCTGGATTTTCTAGGTTTGAACCCCGGCAGTCAGAATCTACTAGTTATGGCCAGAACAATCTTATACAGAATGACAGAAATAGTTTTTCATCTACACCTGATGACAAGTTGGAGTCTGAAACTTATTTTGAGCCACACTTACAATCTCAACTTGATGAACAGGATGGAGAGTTTCCGCTcaaatatgaggaaaactttgcCTCTGAGAAATCTCAATCTCAGCAGATGCATATAAATCAATTGAAGCAAGAAGACACTCATGCTACTTCTGAATCTGTCTCAGAAACCCCTGCGGATGAATCACCATCATATTATTCTTCACCACAGTCATCTGGCCTAGAAACTAACCATACACAATATGTCACAGATCCATTGAAGCCCGTTCTCCCTCACCTCTTTCCTAAGGAAACTGAAAACAAACTTAATGAGATGCCACCCATGCCTCCTCTTCCTCCTATGCAATGGAGAATGGGCAAGGTTCCATATGCTTCCGGAGATTCACATAGAGAGGAGTTAGAAGTGCATCCGGCTTCAGGTCAACGAATGCAGCCAGTTATGCCCGATACCAAGTCTCAATTTGGTTTTACATCTTCTGATGGAGATACCATATTTCATCAGAATCCATTTATGCCAATCATGGCTTTGGAAAGTGATAAGCTCCGACATTCTTCTGCCGTAGGTGTCTCAGGTCATCCAGTGGCTTTACCTTTTCAATTTCCTATTGTGGTTAATGAAGCAAATGGTCAGTATAATTACCTAGTGCTGGACAGAAACCAAATTCAGAACCCCTTATTAACTCTGCCCATGGTACCTACGACCATGCATCCGCCACTTGGTTACATTGTTGCTTCTGATGGAGAAATGGTACATACTTCAAATCCTTATGCACCAATACTACCTGCTGCATATACTGCAACTGGACATGATTCCACATCTCCACAAGTGGAACCATTTCAACATCCAACTCAAGTAATGACAGAGACTAGCGCAGAGGATAAAACACTTGAGCAGCCTATGCATAATGTAGTGTGTAGGGACGGGCCTTCAAACAGTCGTGTTATTGCTTCCGATGGAGAAATGGTACATAATTCAAACCCATTCCTTCCAGAACTTCCTGTCGAAGGTGCTAACTCAGGACATGATTCCATCTCTCCTATAGAAAAAGTGAGTGAATCTCCTAGTCAATTAATGGCAGAGACTAGTTCAGATGATACAACACCTCCGAAGCCTATGAGTGATGTTATACCTATGGACAGTCACATTGTCATTTCTGAAGAAAAAATGGTACAAAACTTTAACCCAGGCCCTCCTGTAATATCAGCCGATTCTGCTGTTTCTGAAGATGATTCCATCTCTCCGCACGAAAAACTAACTCAACCTCCAAGTCAGTTACTGAGGGAGACTAGTTTGGAAGTTAAAACACCTAATCATTCTATAAGGAATGTAGAAGGGGAACAGGAACGATTGGGTATTTCACTCACCTTGCCACCAAACATGGAAAGTGTAGAGCAAAATCAAAGTTTCCAGCCCTTTGAGGGGGAAATGTCGTCCTGGGGTTCATCTACTCAAACATCAGATTTTGAGAATGAAAGAACAAATGTAAAACCAAAGCATAAGATTCCTCGTCCTCGGAATCCTCTAATTGATGCTGTTGCTGCTCACGACAAAAGCAAGGTGAGTCAGTTTCTCCTTTTATGACTCAAATCACTTTTTGAGGTCTTAATTCTTGAATAACACTTTGCCTTTGAACCACTGCAGCTTAGGAGGGCTACTGAACGGGTTATGCCTCAAATAGCACCAAACGTAGATGAAAGAGATTCATGGTTAGAACAGATAAGAACAAAGGTCTGAACTTGCAACTTGTTTCTTTAAACTGATTTTacccttttttattttcaaagaaATCTTGTATTTAAAATTACTTTTTGGCTCTCAGTCCTTCAACTTGAAACCTGCTGTGGCTAAACGACCTAGCATTCAAGGTCCAAAAACAAATATGAAGCTTGCTGCCATCTTGGAGAAAGCTAATTCAATTCGCCAGGTTTCTCCCCCTTTCTGTCTAGTTTATTGTTAATTACCACTCTAGATTGCTATATCCTTTTTCTTCAGGGTCAACTAAccttgattatttaaataggctTTGGCTggaagtgatgaagatgatgatgacgatAGTTGGAGCGATTCTTAAATATACTCTGGAAAGTGTTCTCAGCTGGTGGATATTTTGATGCCGTCTTTGAACCAGGTCTAAAAAGTCATTCTCCCATGAGTAGGAAATCTCCATGAAGTCATTCTAGCTCTTATATGACTCCAAATATATACCCTCCTCTTGATTCTCTTCACATATTTATGCATGAAAACTGGTCCTAGCATGCAAATTAGCATCAACGCGGATCCGTTTTCAGAGGTGAATTCACTTCACTCGAGAAAGACAAAAGTCTCAGCGTGCAAGCGCTGTACTAGTCCAGATCAATCCATCAACAAATACCCCCATGTATACCCTTCATATAAGCTTGTGTATAGTTAGATGTATTTGTCATGAATATCCAATTTTGAAACTCTGTAGTATAGGGTTTCGTGATGATTGACCCACTTGTTGTAGTCCATCAATGTCCAGTGTAGCAAAATCATTTTTAGTGTGCAGTTTCTAGCATTACCTTTGTTCATTTATACGCTCTTTTTATGAATATTGTTGTCATGTTTGAACAAGAATATTGGAATCATGGCAGTGGTAAATAAAGGGGATAAAGATGTCAAATGCCTACTTCTGTTGTTGAATGCATAATATATTAGATTAATCCTAATGACAAGTTACTTTTTCATAACAAGTCCTTGCTGATAATCTAGTGTTGTATACTCTGGTTTACTTCAAAATCTTCAAAATTATAGTGTTCATATATACTCCTACTCATTTTTAACCAAAGAAGATAAACAGTGTTTGAAACTTTGAATGGTCCATGGCCCACCCTTATCATTTTGTTATTTATCAAACTTTAAAAGTGAGTTTTATTAATCATCTGCAGCACATACGTGAATATAATCTGAATCATCCTTTTGTAGAGACGGATTAATCATTGTTAAACGACGATATTTCTGTATTTATTAATATCgttaaacaaaaatgaaaaactgCATACTTAGGGCTCGTTTGAAAGGCTT contains:
- the LOC131601239 gene encoding protein SCAR2 isoform X1 → MPLSKYLIRNEYSLADPELYRAADKDDPEALLEAVAMAGLVGLLRQLGDLAEFAAEIFHDLHEEVMATASRGHSLTARVKQLEAEVPSLEKAFFSQTHHSSFFTNGGIDWHSNLQSEQNLVTGGNLPRLIMDSYEECRGPPRLFLLDKFDVAGAGACLKRYTDPSFFKMESTSSVRATVQVHRERRIRKVKQKKGARLRDGEAPNAVPTHSKLHQLLLEERIENGYSNPARLVKLKKRQLNGPAVEAKSGKSYMEKFLETPSPDPKMIYETSIFPLPVTPAPDDSSETGIKILEISSIKKSVGDENSCSPPYEQEFELNQFPEEVGEANGDLVMVKEQISVGVRDGMSFNDVKVSDETELAIIEHKKIEGILERYNSDDVTSEVDNYMDALTTMESELETDDEYKPKKSFLNIKKATDINNKERQLQARLSDSQSFGGSSTSDDISSFKQETNEEDIEVKARLSDSHSTGTSSTSDNNSSFRGDKDEHVELQAHFSDSQSTGKSSTSNVNSSSLKDKSHFLHSDSLSTVGENIQSEPILFSTTKYHEVEIEGMPSNQLPEIVEFQNTDNSKFVMRDDTHVHEVGVSDSRLTNSEPLTSVKMLCSDLEPIKPVTLPAVTQSDESVSDNVELNIKLGNGADRSGLVESVASKPSSPSLIKDDTCTVYSSDKISSDNLVDDSLCNDSQEGSLCPSIKELDLNLGDEINGFSSSVDPIEGDGHIENPSYNQVMVNGAITEIVESKDQPIPSVVSAENDAGIITCPASSMICSPSRSLPNPQELVHASSDSYPMESNEVELTQISTDSNTDTSDSQLAPLSDPNEKETEDHEVVARESLTALEGQKAAGHPELVSSDVQMNLNKSVPCALPDLENNTEKSPTRRVFQDDAKMVPGFSRFEPRQSESTSYGQNNLIQNDRNSFSSTPDDKLESETYFEPHLQSQLDEQDGEFPLKYEENFASEKSQSQQMHINQLKQEDTHATSESVSETPADESPSYYSSPQSSGLETNHTQYVTDPLKPVLPHLFPKETENKLNEMPPMPPLPPMQWRMGKVPYASGDSHREELEVHPASGQRMQPVMPDTKSQFGFTSSDGDTIFHQNPFMPIMALESDKLRHSSAVGVSGHPVALPFQFPIVVNEANGQYNYLVLDRNQIQNPLLTLPMVPTTMHPPLGYIVASDGEMVHTSNPYAPILPAAYTATGHDSTSPQVEPFQHPTQVMTETSAEDKTLEQPMHNVVCRDGPSNSRVIASDGEMVHNSNPFLPELPVEGANSGHDSISPIEKVSESPSQLMAETSSDDTTPPKPMSDVIPMDSHIVISEEKMVQNFNPGPPVISADSAVSEDDSISPHEKLTQPPSQLLRETSLEVKTPNHSIRNVEGEQERLGISLTLPPNMESVEQNQSFQPFEGEMSSWGSSTQTSDFENERTNVKPKHKIPRPRNPLIDAVAAHDKSKLRRATERVMPQIAPNVDERDSWLEQIRTKSFNLKPAVAKRPSIQGPKTNMKLAAILEKANSIRQALAGSDEDDDDDSWSDS
- the LOC131601239 gene encoding protein SCAR2 isoform X2; this translates as MPLSKYLIRNEYSLADPELYRAADKDDPEALLEAVAMAGLVGLLRQLGDLAEFAAEIFHDLHEEVMATASRGHSLTARVKQLEAEVPSLEKAFFSQTHHSSFFTNGGIDWHSNLQSEQNLVTGGNLPRLIMDSYEECRGPPRLFLLDKFDVAGAGACLKRYTDPSFFKMESTSSVRATVQVHRERRIRKVKKKGARLRDGEAPNAVPTHSKLHQLLLEERIENGYSNPARLVKLKKRQLNGPAVEAKSGKSYMEKFLETPSPDPKMIYETSIFPLPVTPAPDDSSETGIKILEISSIKKSVGDENSCSPPYEQEFELNQFPEEVGEANGDLVMVKEQISVGVRDGMSFNDVKVSDETELAIIEHKKIEGILERYNSDDVTSEVDNYMDALTTMESELETDDEYKPKKSFLNIKKATDINNKERQLQARLSDSQSFGGSSTSDDISSFKQETNEEDIEVKARLSDSHSTGTSSTSDNNSSFRGDKDEHVELQAHFSDSQSTGKSSTSNVNSSSLKDKSHFLHSDSLSTVGENIQSEPILFSTTKYHEVEIEGMPSNQLPEIVEFQNTDNSKFVMRDDTHVHEVGVSDSRLTNSEPLTSVKMLCSDLEPIKPVTLPAVTQSDESVSDNVELNIKLGNGADRSGLVESVASKPSSPSLIKDDTCTVYSSDKISSDNLVDDSLCNDSQEGSLCPSIKELDLNLGDEINGFSSSVDPIEGDGHIENPSYNQVMVNGAITEIVESKDQPIPSVVSAENDAGIITCPASSMICSPSRSLPNPQELVHASSDSYPMESNEVELTQISTDSNTDTSDSQLAPLSDPNEKETEDHEVVARESLTALEGQKAAGHPELVSSDVQMNLNKSVPCALPDLENNTEKSPTRRVFQDDAKMVPGFSRFEPRQSESTSYGQNNLIQNDRNSFSSTPDDKLESETYFEPHLQSQLDEQDGEFPLKYEENFASEKSQSQQMHINQLKQEDTHATSESVSETPADESPSYYSSPQSSGLETNHTQYVTDPLKPVLPHLFPKETENKLNEMPPMPPLPPMQWRMGKVPYASGDSHREELEVHPASGQRMQPVMPDTKSQFGFTSSDGDTIFHQNPFMPIMALESDKLRHSSAVGVSGHPVALPFQFPIVVNEANGQYNYLVLDRNQIQNPLLTLPMVPTTMHPPLGYIVASDGEMVHTSNPYAPILPAAYTATGHDSTSPQVEPFQHPTQVMTETSAEDKTLEQPMHNVVCRDGPSNSRVIASDGEMVHNSNPFLPELPVEGANSGHDSISPIEKVSESPSQLMAETSSDDTTPPKPMSDVIPMDSHIVISEEKMVQNFNPGPPVISADSAVSEDDSISPHEKLTQPPSQLLRETSLEVKTPNHSIRNVEGEQERLGISLTLPPNMESVEQNQSFQPFEGEMSSWGSSTQTSDFENERTNVKPKHKIPRPRNPLIDAVAAHDKSKLRRATERVMPQIAPNVDERDSWLEQIRTKSFNLKPAVAKRPSIQGPKTNMKLAAILEKANSIRQALAGSDEDDDDDSWSDS